The Flavobacterium sp. M31R6 nucleotide sequence ATTTTTTAGGAAGAATTAATGTAAGATCATTTTATTTTTAGGCTGCTCGAATAGCATTTTCGAGCAGTCTTTTATGTTCTCGATATTTAGTTTTGTATCTTCTGGCTATCACGGACTACCACCATTTATTGTAGTTGTCAATATTTATTTTTCTTTAAATTTTTTCAGTCTGCCCGTATCGATTCAGCATTTTTGATAGCCTATTTTTTGGTATGTTCAAATATGGGCCAAATGATTTTTTATTATTAAAAGGACGAATGAATTGTGACAGTCGATAAATATTTCAGTTGAATTAGTAATTGGAATTCTGCTCCTCCTTTTTCCATTGTTAGGGCATTTTATCTCAGAATTGTTATGCAAGATTTTCAGCTCGCTCTTGAATTGTCCTGGCATCGTCTCTGACTTTATCGTTTCTATGTATCTATCTTATTTTATTTAAATTGTTTTCATGTTTTAAGTAAGTTAAATACTATATATATTAATATTTGATGTATTTAATCGATAAAATGTGCATTTATTCGATTTATTTGATTTCTTTTTTTAATTTTGATATAGTTACTAAGAATTAGTTTAGTCTTCAAAACCAGTCGATTAATTTTATTTAAAAAAGGCTTGGTAAATTAATTTAAGAGGATTTTTTTGAAAGGCTAATTCTCTTTTAATTGTCATTTATTTCTAATCAGACTAATTTATTTATTAATAATGGGGATAGCTAATTTGACTGCAAGAGATTAATAATCGACAAGGTCAGCAGATCATAAAGGTTTGAACGTTTATTAAAGCGCAACAAAAAGCTCCCTATTTTCTATTAGATACATCACTATTGAATAACATATAAAACATAATAAAATGAAAAAAACTCTACTTTTAATTATCGGATTCTTTTTGATTTCGTTAATGTCATTTGGAAAATCAGCTAGTAGTGATGATTCTAAAGTGCTACATGGGGGTTATATTTCACTTCCAAGGAATTTCGGTGCCGAGGGCTCTTTTTTTAAAGAAACAAAATTAAATGCTGTTGCCATAGAGAGACATCGCGTTTGGTTGAATTTAACAAATGATGAAGGAGCTTTCAAGCAGGTATTAGTTGGATACATTACAGGAGCAACTAATGGTGTTGATACTGCATATGATGGTTTGAGTATAGACAGTAATAAATATATTGATTTTTATAGTAGAATTGATAATCAGAATTATGTGATTCAAGGACGTGCCTTGCCATTTAATGAAACAGATAAAGTGCCATTAGGTTATAAAACGGCTATCGAGGGAACTTTTGAGATAAGCATTGCTAAAGTGGATGGTCTTTTTGCGACTCAAAATGTTTTTGTAGAAGATAAAGTGACTCATATTATACATAATTTAAAGAACGGATCTTTTTCATTTACCACTGGTATAGGTGTTTTCAATGATCGTTTTGTGTTGCGATATACAGATGATGCTCCGGTAATGCCGCCGGTTGTGCTTGAGCCACCTGTTGTTGTAGTACCTCCTGTTATCATGCCTCCTGCAGTAGTTGATTCACCCGTTGTTGTAACACCACCTATTGTTACTGAGCCTCCAGTTGTGGTTGATTCGCCTATAGTTGTTGAACCAGTTGAGGTAGTAATACCTCCTATTGTTGCTGAGCTTCCAATTGTTGTTGAGTCTCCAGTTGTAGTTGAACTTCCTGTAGTTGTAGAACCAGTAGTTTCTGTAGCTGAGCCAATTGCAGTTGAGTCTACAGTAGTGGTTGATTCACCAGTTAATGTAGCACCAGAGGTTGTTGTTGAGTCTCCGGTTGTTGTTGTAACAGAGCCAATAGTTGCCGAGCCTTCAGTAGTGGTTGATTCATCAGTTAATTTAGCACCAGAGGTTGTTGTTGAGTCTCCGGTTGTTGCTGTAACAGAGCCAATAGTTGCTGAACCTTCAGTAGCGGTTGATTCACCAGTTATTGTAGCACCAGAGGTTGTTGTTGAGTCTCCCGTTGTAGTTGAACTTCCTGTAGTTGTAGAACCAGTAGTTTCTGTAGCTGAGCCAATTGCAGTTGAGTCTACAGTAGTAGTTGATTCATCAGTTATTGTAGCACCAGGGGTTGTTGTTGAATCTCCAGTTGTTGTTGAACTTCCTGTAGTTTTAGAACCAGTAGTTGTTTTAACTACGCCAATTGTTGCAGAACCTTCAGTAGTGGTTGATTCACCAGTTAATGTAGCACCAGAGGTTGTTGCACAACGTCCAGTAATTGCAGTACCTCCGGTGATTGTTTTGGATTCCACTTCAAAGAATCCATTATTAGATAGAAAAGAAAAATCAGTTGTAGTATCAGTAAGAGATCATCAAATTAAAATAAACTCCTTGAATGAGATTATGTCTACGGTTGTGGTTTATGACTTGAAAGGAAGAATGCTTTATGAAAATGGCCATATCAACGATAATGAGTTTATCATACAAGAATTGAATTCCAGTGATCAATTTTTAATTGTTGTAACTGAATTGGCTAATAAAAATAGAATTACTAAAAAAATTGTTTTATAAAGAATAAGTGAATTAAAATTATTTTATTTTTAAGCTGCTCGAATAATATTATTCGAGCAGCTTTTTTATGTTGTACTATTCTTACTTTATTTGTTTTTTAAAACTATTTCAATTTAATATAGTTTTACTTAGAAAAACTGCAAAGTTAAAACTTACAAAAGCGTTAAAAAACAGTGATTTAACTAAATATTTTCAGTTTTATCGGCAACTTTTTTTACCGCTAATTTTTAATGCTTAATTTTACGGCGTATAAATACGTGTTTTGGCTTTGATATGCAAAAATATCGTCTAAAAAAGTGCTACATTCGTTATTAAAAATATATAAAGGATGGCCTCTTTTTGAAGAATTGTATTATGCCCCAAATACCCCCAAATCTATGAATAGAATTTTACTTTTATTTACTGCTGTTTTATGTTTGTCTTTGAATAAACTTAAGGAAATAGTTTTGTCTCTTTTACAGGATAATAGTCAAGAAACTTTATCGAATAAAATAAAATGTAAAAATACGGGATCATTGAAGACTGTTTTCTTTTCAGTGTTTTTGTTGTTTGTGGTTTCGTTTGCGAATGCGGCGACTAAGGATAAAAGAGTTTTATTAGGTTCCAATGAGCTAGTGAAAGTTACTGCGGCTTACTGTAATTTTGGCTTTACAAATGTAATACCAATAACAAATGTGTTATTTGGATCAATTAATAATGCAAGTTCTACATCAACATCTTCTTCAGGTTACGAGGACTTTACTTCTAGTGTTACGGCAGCAGATGTAACAAGAGGACAAAATTATACTATAACCGTTAAGGGTAATACAAGTGGAGATTTTACGTATTATTATACAGCATTTTTTGATTGGAATAGTGATGGTGATTTTGCAGATTCTGGGGAGTCAATTAATATAGGTACAATACGAAATTCTACAGGAAGTGATAATAAATTGGCATCTGTTTTTTTACAGATTCCTGCAGCAGCAAATTTAGGGAATACAAGAATGCGTATTATAGGGCATTATGGAGCCTATAATACAAATCCATGTGGAGTAATAGATGTATTTAATTATGGTCAAGTAGAAGATTATACAATCAATATAATAGCTTCTTGCTCAGGAACTCCAGCGCCTGGGAATACATTGTCCACAGCAAATCCTGTCTGCTCTAACAATCCGTTTACATTGTCATTACAAAACGCAACTACTGGGGGAGCAACTTACAATTGGCAGACTTCGCCTGATGGAACTTCTTGGACAAATGCTGTGCCATCTCCAACAACATTTTTCAGTACTGATTTTTCTTCTATGCCAGCAGGAGCTAGTGTCTACGGAGCATCAACTTCAGTAGCAGGGGGAGAATTAATATTGACGCCTGTAAATAATAGTTATACAGGTGGATTCGTAATAAATTCTACTCCTGGATCTAATATAACACCTTTTACTGCTACGTTCGACTACCGAATGTTTGATGGTACTGGAGCAGATGGATTAAGTTTAAGTTATGCATCAAATATTAATAATGATTCTGGCCCAGGAGAAGAGGGAGAAGGAAGCGGATTAATTGTTAAGTTTGATTCGTATGATAATGATGGTGGAGCGACTGGAAGTAGACTTAAGATTAGTTATGCTAGTATTCCAATTTTTGCATCAAGAATTGGCTTGTTTGATTTAAGAAATACATCCTATAGAAATGTTGTATTGACAGTTGATGCGAATGGTTCATTGTCTTTAACTATTGCAGGGACAACCATTGTTTCGGGTCTTACATTGCCCGGATATGTTGGAGCAAATAAATCAACTTGGAAGTTCAAATTTTCAGCTCGTACGGGTGGATCAAGTGATAAACATAGTATTGATAATTTAACTATTAAATATCTCGATGTAGCTTCGACAAATCCAATCTTTACAACATCGCAAACAACTGCAACTTATTATCGTTGTCAAGTAACTTGTGGCGGTAATACTGGGACTTCGACTCCTGTTTTAGTAAATATGTCAACGCCTGCAGTTACCTTTACAGCGGAGCCAGGTGCAACTGCCTGTTCTAATACAGATGTAACCTATACGACACAATCAGGTCAAACAAATTATGTATGGGGAGTTCCGGGAACATTGGGTACAAATTATAGTATTAGTTCTGGAGGAATAGGGGCAACTAGTAATACAGTAACATTAAAATGGTTAACAGCAGGCAGTAAAACGGTAACTATTAATTATACGAATACAGCTGGCTGTACGGCAACTACTGCTACTTCCTCAATAACTACAACTGTAACAGCTACATTATCCGCCGCGCTAATTACACCTAATACAGCCCAAAATTTTTGTGCATCTGCGTTAACGGGAAATACGTTAACCGTTAGCCCAACAGGAGGAGGTACCGTTACGTATCAATGGGGTAAACGCTCTGCACCAAGTGGTGCAATCACAGCAATATCAGGGCAAACTACGGCAACTTATACACCTTCATATACAGATTTAGGAGTGGGAACTTGGTACGTTGTTTGTACTTCTACTCCAACTTGTGGAAGTGCGATTATATCTAATGAAGTTATTACAACAATTACAGGGCCAACAACAACTGGAGTAACCATTTGTCAAGGAGATGTGTCAGGAGCGGCTCTGCAAAGTACTGTTGCTTGTGGGACGGCAACATCTAAAAAATTTGTTGGGACAGTAGCAGTTGGAACCACAGGAACAAATTGGAGTAATGCAACAGTAGCAAGATTGGGTACTGATGATACTAATTATGCAGCAGTTAATGTTAATAATTCTACTTCAAGAATAATAAGTGCAACAAACTTCCAATTTAATTCTATGGGAGTGCCAAATAATTCTACTATAAATAATATTAATGTAGAGATTGGAAAGTTTTCTAATAATACAAATACTTTTGATTCAACTGTATCATTAATAGTAGGAGGTTCAATAATTGCAACAAATAATAAAAGCCTAACTGCTTGGACTACCACTAATACTGCCTTTGCAAATTATAGTTATACACCTGCTGGGTGGGGAACTCCTTCTTTAACTGCTTCTGATGTTCAAAATTCAGGCTTTGGTGTTGCTTTCGCTGTAACTTCGGCAAATAATAGAACAGCATCAGTTGATTATATTTCAATAGCTGTTACTTATACACCTATTACAACTTGGTACGACGCTGCAAGCGGAGGTAATCTTGTTGAGTCTGGCAATTCATTTAACCCAATTAATGATCCAGAAGTGGTTGCTTTGATTCCTGCTTTGGTCAATACTAACACTCCAGGAACCTATACTTTTTATGCAGAATGTTCTTCGAATCCAGGTTGTAGAACTCCAACAACATTTGTGATTAATGCAAAACCAACAGTAACACTTACTGCTGAACCAGGAGCAATAGCCTGCATTAATACTGATGTTACTTATACTACTCAATCAGGTCAAACTAATTATGTTTGGGCAATTCCGGGAGTTTTAAATACAGATTACAGTATTACTTCTGGAGGTTCTAGTGCTGACAATACAGTAACTTTAAAATGGCTAACAACAGGAAGTAAAATTGTCACTATAAATTATAATAATGCCTTAGGATGTACAGCTAGTACAGCTACTTCATCTATAGCAACAACGGTAAATGCAAGTTTCACATCAGGAGCTATCAATACCACCGGAGAAACGATTTGTTATAATGGAAATCCATCATTGATTGGAAGTACAACAGCAGCCAGTGGAGGAGATAATACCATTACGTACAAATGGCAAGCCAACGGAGTGGATATAGCGAGTTCAAATTCGGCTACTTATGATCCACCAGCAGGATTGACTGCTACAACAACTTATACCCGTTTTGCAAAAGACAATACTTGTAATACGACATTTACTGTTTCGGCAGGAAGTTGGGTAGTAACTGTAAATCCAAATTTACCTGCGAGCGTAAGTATCGCTATCACAGCGGGAACACAGATTTCTTGTTCCGGAACATCAGTAACTTTTGCAGCTACACCAACAAACGGTGGAACTACTCCAACCTATCAATGGACTAAAAACGGTTCAAATATTAGTGGTGCTACTTCTGTGACCTATACAGGAATTTCGGGAACAGCTTTTGCGAATACAGATGTAATAGCTTGTGTAATGACCTCGAATGCGACTCCTTGTTTAACAGGTTCTCCAGCTACGAGTTCGGGCTTGACTATGACGGTGAATCCAAATTTACCTGCGAGCGTAAGTATCGCTATCACAGCGGGAACACAGGTTTCATGTTCTGGAACATCAGTAACTTTTACAGCTACACCGACAAACGGTGGAACTACTCCAACATATCAATGGACTAAGAACGGTTCAAATATTAGTGGTGCTACTTCTGTGACCTATACAGGAATTTCGGGAACAGCTTTTGCGAATACAGATGTAATAGCTTGTGTAATGACCTCGAATGCGACTCCTTGTTTAACAGGTTCTCCGGCTACGAGTTCGGGCTTGACTATGACGGTGAATCCAAATTTACCTGCGAGCGTATCCATCTCAGCTTCAACAGCAACAACAATTTGCTCAGGAAACTCAGTAACTTTTACTGCTACGCCTGTGAATGGAGGAACAACCCCTACATACCAATGGTACAAAGGAGGTACCCCAATTTCAGGAGAAACAGCTGCTACTTATACATCAACCTCTTTGGTAAATGGTGATGTTATTACTTGTGAGATGACATCAAATGCAACTCCTTGCTTGACAGGAAGTCCAGCAATGTCTTCGAATTCAATAACAATGACTGTTAACGCTGTGCCAGCGACTCCAACGGCTAGCGCTACTTCTCAACCTACTTGTATAGTTTCAAAAGGAACTATTACAGTTACTGCACCAACGGGAATTAATTACAGTATAGATGGAACAGATTATACAAATACTACTGGAATTTTTGATAATCTAGCAGCAGGTTCTTATACAGTAACGGCTAGAAATGGATCGGGTTGTACTTCATTGGCTACTTTACCAATCCCAATAAATGCACCAATTACCAATACTTGGAATGGAAGTGCATGGTCAAAGGGGACACCGCCAACATCAACTGATATAGTTGTTTTTGCTGCAAACTACACCATAACAGCTCCATTAAACGCTTGTTCTGTCCAAATCAACCCAGGTGTAAAAGTTGTAGTAGGGTTTCCATCAGGGAGTCCACTGTATACAGCAGATAAAAATGCCAATGCTATTTTACATATCGAAAATGGTTTAACGGTTGATGATACTAATCCTACAAGCAGCTTGACTTTTGAGAACAACGCAAGTTTGATTCAAGTAAACGAGACAACAGGTTTAAATACTGGAAAAATCATTTACAAACGCGAAACCACACCGATGAAGAATTTCGATTATACCTATTGGTCATCACCGGTAGAAGATCAAGTTTTATATACCTTGTCTCCAAATACATTATTGGATAAATACATGAGTTATTCATTGAACAAATGGGTAGTTGAAATGTCTGGGGCGAGCATGATGAATCCTCCAGGGAAAGGATTTATTATTCGGGTTCCAAAGCCACAATTCTGGCCAAATCCTCTGGCAACAACTTATATTCAACCAGTACAGTTTGAAGGAGTTCCAAATAATGGTACTTACACTTTGCCAATTGATCCAAATGGGTATAGTAATCTAATCGGGAATCCCTATCCGTCGGTTATGAGTGCTGATAAATTTTTGGATGAAAACTGCGATAATAATCGAGTAGAGGGAACAATTCGCTTATGGACGCACAGTTCACCTATTATAAATCTAAAATATGTTGGTGCCGATTATGCTTCTTATAATAGGTTAGGAGGTACGGCGGCGGTTACTGGTGGAGAAATTCC carries:
- a CDS encoding GEVED domain-containing protein; amino-acid sequence: MNRILLLFTAVLCLSLNKLKEIVLSLLQDNSQETLSNKIKCKNTGSLKTVFFSVFLLFVVSFANAATKDKRVLLGSNELVKVTAAYCNFGFTNVIPITNVLFGSINNASSTSTSSSGYEDFTSSVTAADVTRGQNYTITVKGNTSGDFTYYYTAFFDWNSDGDFADSGESINIGTIRNSTGSDNKLASVFLQIPAAANLGNTRMRIIGHYGAYNTNPCGVIDVFNYGQVEDYTINIIASCSGTPAPGNTLSTANPVCSNNPFTLSLQNATTGGATYNWQTSPDGTSWTNAVPSPTTFFSTDFSSMPAGASVYGASTSVAGGELILTPVNNSYTGGFVINSTPGSNITPFTATFDYRMFDGTGADGLSLSYASNINNDSGPGEEGEGSGLIVKFDSYDNDGGATGSRLKISYASIPIFASRIGLFDLRNTSYRNVVLTVDANGSLSLTIAGTTIVSGLTLPGYVGANKSTWKFKFSARTGGSSDKHSIDNLTIKYLDVASTNPIFTTSQTTATYYRCQVTCGGNTGTSTPVLVNMSTPAVTFTAEPGATACSNTDVTYTTQSGQTNYVWGVPGTLGTNYSISSGGIGATSNTVTLKWLTAGSKTVTINYTNTAGCTATTATSSITTTVTATLSAALITPNTAQNFCASALTGNTLTVSPTGGGTVTYQWGKRSAPSGAITAISGQTTATYTPSYTDLGVGTWYVVCTSTPTCGSAIISNEVITTITGPTTTGVTICQGDVSGAALQSTVACGTATSKKFVGTVAVGTTGTNWSNATVARLGTDDTNYAAVNVNNSTSRIISATNFQFNSMGVPNNSTINNINVEIGKFSNNTNTFDSTVSLIVGGSIIATNNKSLTAWTTTNTAFANYSYTPAGWGTPSLTASDVQNSGFGVAFAVTSANNRTASVDYISIAVTYTPITTWYDAASGGNLVESGNSFNPINDPEVVALIPALVNTNTPGTYTFYAECSSNPGCRTPTTFVINAKPTVTLTAEPGAIACINTDVTYTTQSGQTNYVWAIPGVLNTDYSITSGGSSADNTVTLKWLTTGSKIVTINYNNALGCTASTATSSIATTVNASFTSGAINTTGETICYNGNPSLIGSTTAASGGDNTITYKWQANGVDIASSNSATYDPPAGLTATTTYTRFAKDNTCNTTFTVSAGSWVVTVNPNLPASVSIAITAGTQISCSGTSVTFAATPTNGGTTPTYQWTKNGSNISGATSVTYTGISGTAFANTDVIACVMTSNATPCLTGSPATSSGLTMTVNPNLPASVSIAITAGTQVSCSGTSVTFTATPTNGGTTPTYQWTKNGSNISGATSVTYTGISGTAFANTDVIACVMTSNATPCLTGSPATSSGLTMTVNPNLPASVSISASTATTICSGNSVTFTATPVNGGTTPTYQWYKGGTPISGETAATYTSTSLVNGDVITCEMTSNATPCLTGSPAMSSNSITMTVNAVPATPTASATSQPTCIVSKGTITVTAPTGINYSIDGTDYTNTTGIFDNLAAGSYTVTARNGSGCTSLATLPIPINAPITNTWNGSAWSKGTPPTSTDIVVFAANYTITAPLNACSVQINPGVKVVVGFPSGSPLYTADKNANAILHIENGLTVDDTNPTSSLTFENNASLIQVNETTGLNTGKIIYKRETTPMKNFDYTYWSSPVEDQVLYTLSPNTLLDKYMSYSLNKWVVEMSGASMMNPPGKGFIIRVPKPQFWPNPLATTYIQPVQFEGVPNNGTYTLPIDPNGYSNLIGNPYPSVMSADKFLDENCDNNRVEGTIRLWTHSSPIINLKYVGADYASYNRLGGTAAVTGGEIPSGNIAAGQSFFVKSVGGGSVTFKNSMRVVVDAGDNSQFFKGTKSKKTSFEKHRVWLSLSNTEGAFKELLVGYATGATNGVDNAYDGAASSSYKYVDFYSINNNANYIIQGRAVPFDKTDKVPLGYKSTLEGTFVISIDKVDGVLATQPVFIEDKLNNVIHNLKDGPYSFTTVAGVFDNRFVLRYTDNTPVVTPPVVVVPPVVVEPPVVVAPPVVVEPPVIVVPPVVVDPPVVVVPPVVVTPPVVVDPPVVVVPPVVVEPPVVVTPPVVIDPPVVVTPPVVIDPPVVVTPPVVVDPPIVVTPPVVVTPPVVVDPPVVVTPPVIEIPPVTGLDPTLENPSFDKKGKSVIVSVKNHQIKINSFDETMVMVIVYDLRGRLLYENDHVNSNEFIVQDLNSSDQFLIVVTQLTNGKWVTKEIIFQN
- a CDS encoding T9SS sorting signal type C domain-containing protein, which encodes MKKTLLLIIGFFLISLMSFGKSASSDDSKVLHGGYISLPRNFGAEGSFFKETKLNAVAIERHRVWLNLTNDEGAFKQVLVGYITGATNGVDTAYDGLSIDSNKYIDFYSRIDNQNYVIQGRALPFNETDKVPLGYKTAIEGTFEISIAKVDGLFATQNVFVEDKVTHIIHNLKNGSFSFTTGIGVFNDRFVLRYTDDAPVMPPVVLEPPVVVVPPVIMPPAVVDSPVVVTPPIVTEPPVVVDSPIVVEPVEVVIPPIVAELPIVVESPVVVELPVVVEPVVSVAEPIAVESTVVVDSPVNVAPEVVVESPVVVVTEPIVAEPSVVVDSSVNLAPEVVVESPVVAVTEPIVAEPSVAVDSPVIVAPEVVVESPVVVELPVVVEPVVSVAEPIAVESTVVVDSSVIVAPGVVVESPVVVELPVVLEPVVVLTTPIVAEPSVVVDSPVNVAPEVVAQRPVIAVPPVIVLDSTSKNPLLDRKEKSVVVSVRDHQIKINSLNEIMSTVVVYDLKGRMLYENGHINDNEFIIQELNSSDQFLIVVTELANKNRITKKIVL